One part of the Candidatus Firestonebacteria bacterium RIFOXYD2_FULL_39_29 genome encodes these proteins:
- a CDS encoding recombination protein RecR: MERFSANSLEKLINELGRLPGIGPKSAQRLAYHILKSGKEDIENLSKAMAEVKEKVRYCSKCFNITESDPCNVCSSNKRNKNIICIVEEPLDIMSLEKTGSFNGVYHVLMGSISPLDGIGPEDLKIKELLRRIEPEKISEVIIATNPDVEGEATALFLSKILKPLGVKVYRLALGIPMGASLEYTDEVTLARALEGKREI, encoded by the coding sequence ATGGAAAGATTTAGCGCGAACTCACTGGAAAAACTTATCAACGAGCTCGGAAGACTTCCGGGTATCGGTCCCAAATCAGCCCAGCGCCTGGCTTATCATATTCTAAAATCCGGTAAAGAAGATATAGAAAATCTTTCCAAAGCTATGGCCGAAGTAAAAGAAAAAGTAAGATACTGCTCGAAATGCTTCAATATTACCGAATCTGACCCCTGCAATGTCTGCAGTTCAAACAAAAGAAATAAAAATATTATCTGTATAGTGGAAGAGCCGCTGGATATCATGTCCCTGGAAAAAACCGGTTCGTTTAACGGTGTCTACCATGTCCTGATGGGAAGCATTTCCCCTTTGGACGGCATAGGTCCTGAAGATCTGAAGATAAAAGAGCTCTTAAGAAGGATAGAACCGGAAAAAATCTCCGAAGTTATCATTGCCACAAATCCCGACGTAGAAGGCGAAGCCACCGCGTTATTCCTGAGTAAAATTTTAAAGCCCTTGGGTGTAAAAGTATACCGCCTGGCGCTTGGTATTCCGATGGGCGCATCGTTGGAATATACAGATGAAGTAACCCTTGCAAGAGCGCTTGAAGGAAAGAGAGAAATCTGA
- a CDS encoding DNA polymerase III, subunit gamma and tau, which produces MSYLVLARKYRPQTFDEVIGQEYITKTLKNAIESKRIAHSFLFFGPRGVGKTSIARILAKAINCEHGPTATPCNKCSHCTEITAGISTDIIEIDGASNRGIDEIRDLREKVRYMPAKGRYKVYIIDEVHMLTNEAFNALLKTLEEPPEHVKFIFATTEMDQVPATIASRCQKYNFRKLTVAEIVGLLSTILKKEKLNVDQRVLTLIARNSDGALRDAESILDQVISYSEGEVKLEDVEKLLESVNREMLASFANLLIDKNTQGSLKIIEDIYRAGYDPVLFIKYLAEYFRNLLIVKVTKTPEDFMEMIDPEEIKGLKLLIPVVTETKVVNTIKILTDLLESMKYSSYQRVLIEIACVKITRMDSLLSLPEVINRLESISAGTVSVPAEECAPEIEAPASTVKEILGTSVEKIPESGGSFSDIEEVDITDDSSENLKRIIKNWPVFVEAMKSKSRSLSPSLDSVKPYKVENNKVFVKAPSVYVVDSIINGAALIKEVFKETFKTAMEIVAVLEKAPEAGAKTDKAPVAYKPQTENREPANAEVKAAKDMFGGRILKKEEHGKI; this is translated from the coding sequence GCGCATTCCTTTTTGTTTTTCGGACCGCGTGGTGTCGGGAAGACCAGTATAGCAAGGATCTTGGCGAAGGCTATAAACTGTGAACATGGTCCTACGGCAACACCTTGCAATAAATGCTCTCACTGTACGGAAATAACCGCAGGAATTTCTACTGATATAATAGAGATCGACGGCGCTTCCAACAGGGGTATAGATGAGATAAGGGACCTTCGCGAGAAAGTAAGGTACATGCCGGCGAAGGGAAGATACAAAGTATATATTATTGATGAAGTTCACATGCTTACAAATGAAGCGTTCAACGCGCTTCTTAAAACACTGGAAGAACCGCCCGAACATGTTAAGTTCATTTTTGCCACCACAGAGATGGACCAGGTGCCGGCAACAATTGCTTCGCGGTGCCAGAAATATAATTTCAGGAAATTAACCGTTGCTGAAATAGTCGGGCTCTTGTCAACGATACTCAAAAAGGAAAAACTTAATGTAGACCAGAGGGTGCTTACTTTAATAGCCAGAAACTCCGACGGGGCACTCCGCGACGCGGAATCTATTTTAGACCAGGTGATCTCCTATTCGGAAGGGGAGGTAAAACTTGAGGATGTGGAAAAACTCCTTGAATCGGTAAACCGTGAGATGCTTGCCTCCTTTGCTAACTTACTGATCGACAAAAATACCCAGGGTTCTTTAAAGATCATTGAGGACATTTACCGAGCGGGGTATGATCCCGTACTTTTTATAAAATATCTTGCGGAATATTTCAGGAACCTTCTTATTGTAAAAGTAACAAAGACCCCCGAAGATTTTATGGAAATGATAGATCCTGAAGAGATCAAGGGTTTGAAACTCCTGATTCCTGTTGTTACCGAGACAAAAGTAGTAAATACGATTAAGATCTTAACTGACCTCCTGGAAAGCATGAAATACAGCTCTTATCAGAGAGTTTTAATAGAAATAGCCTGTGTAAAGATCACAAGAATGGATAGCTTGCTTAGCTTACCGGAAGTAATTAACCGTCTTGAAAGTATTTCCGCGGGAACGGTTTCCGTACCTGCTGAAGAATGCGCTCCGGAAATCGAGGCTCCGGCTTCTACGGTAAAAGAGATACTCGGAACATCCGTAGAAAAAATACCGGAGAGTGGCGGAAGTTTTTCCGATATTGAAGAAGTGGATATAACAGATGATAGTTCTGAGAATCTTAAAAGAATAATAAAAAATTGGCCGGTTTTTGTCGAAGCTATGAAGTCAAAAAGCAGGTCATTGTCTCCTTCTTTAGACTCGGTAAAGCCTTATAAAGTAGAAAATAATAAAGTATTTGTTAAAGCTCCGAGTGTATATGTGGTGGATAGTATAATTAACGGCGCCGCACTGATAAAGGAAGTTTTTAAAGAAACTTTTAAAACTGCAATGGAGATAGTTGCGGTTCTGGAAAAAGCGCCGGAAGCGGGTGCTAAAACAGACAAGGCTCCTGTTGCTTATAAACCCCAGACAGAAAATAGAGAACCTGCCAATGCTGAAGTTAAAGCCGCCAAGGATATGTTCGGCGGAAGAATACTCAAAAAAGAAGAACATGGAAAGATTTAG